A DNA window from Ictalurus furcatus strain D&B chromosome 22, Billie_1.0, whole genome shotgun sequence contains the following coding sequences:
- the si:ch73-337l15.2 gene encoding glutathione hydrolase 6 has protein sequence MNISKEHGNHHHHTTLDEDDEHEDGEDGHHHEHTALYHHAVVLTASDNCSSIGKELLQEGGNVVDAAIASLLCLGVVHPHTAGVGGIFSAILYNNTSGSLKTIRSIAPQMSSTTFGVPSILQGIQELHSKCGRSEWRRLFKEAITLAQEGFLIDEVLGRALESYKEEIRISKLCDLFCDASGRMKSVGAIVKNQNLSELLQSASLNENNFLEMLAVKLSEDLSVNERPDFSAAIQHSHGEINDSLIIEGEKYSVLSASLPFSGKMLSDILEQVRQQSLSFRNGADFNRTSASYSALLNSIQERNNSALAEKYPGLVDTFSLNTQNSHVAVLDKCGNFVIMSASLNSTWGSGRFLPSSGILLNSFSSNISNLPYFNMPLVLRLIEDDASHTDDTEDNEEENEVEVVAITGGLSALFNAAFFLHNRIDLGMSSKEAISGPLLHLEPGMSSAFCLSATLNDSDFYMLFSDVGSELQQVDECSDHSLSMLLRLHADHVSTYGAPAANAHINGY, from the exons ATGAACATTTCAAAGGAACATGGCAACCATCATCACCACACCACCttggatgaagatgatgaacaCGAAGATGGAGAAGATGGCCACCACCATGAGCACACTGCACTTTACCACCATGCTGTTGTTCTGACAGCCTCAg ATAACTGTTCCAGCATTGGTAAGGAGCTTCTCCAGGAGGGTGGAAATGTGGTGGATGCAGCTATTGCTTCTCTGCTCTGCTTGGGAGTCGTCCACCCACACACAGCTGGAGTAG GTGGTATATTCTCAGCCATCCTGTACAACAACACATCAGGCTCACTCAAGACAATACGTTCCATTGCACCCCAAATGTCATCAACTACCTTTGGAGTCCCATCTATTCTGCAAGGTATCCAAGAACTCCACTCCAAGTGTGGAAGATCTGAATGGAGACGGCTTTTCAAAGAAGCCAtaacgttagcgcaggaagggTTCCTCATAGATGAAGTCCTTGGCAGGGCATTGGAAAGCTATAAGGAGGAAATACGCATTTCCAAGCTGTGTGATCTGTTCTGTGATGCGAGTGGCCGCATGAAATCTGTGGGAGCGATCGTCAAAAATCAGAACCTGTCAGAGCTTTTGCAGAGCGCCAGCCTGAATGAGAACAATTTCCTAGAAATGCTGGCTGTGAAATTGTCCGAAGACCTCTCCGTGAACGAGAGGCCAGACTTCTCAGCTGCCATTCAGCACAGCCATGGAGAAATCAATGACTCTCTTATCATCGAGGGAGAGAAATATTCTGTCCTTTCAGCCAGTTTGCCTTTCTCAGGCAAGATGCTATCTGATATATTAGAGCAAGTCAGGCAGCAAAGCCTCTCTTTTCGGAACGGTGCAGATTTTAACAGGACCTCTGCCTCCTACAGTGCTCTCTTAAACTCGATTCAAGAACGCAACAATTCAGCCTTGGCTGAGAAGTACCCAGGTCTTGTAGACACATTTTCTCTTAATACTCAAAACAGTCACGTTGCTGTGCTGGATAAATGTGGTAATTTTGTCATTATGTCAGCTTCACTCAACAGCACGTGGGGATCCGGGCGTTTTTTGCCGTCCAGTGGTATTCTCCTTAACAGCTTTAGTTCAAACATCTCAAACTTGCCTTACTTCAACATGCCATTGGTTCTACGACTCATTGAGGACGATGCATCTCATACTGATGATACAGAAgacaatgaagaagaaaatgaagtagAAGTTGTTGCTATTACTGGAGGGCTTTCAGCTTTATTTAATGCTGccttttttttgcacaacaGGATTGACTTAGGAATGTCTTCTAAAGAAGCTATCAGTGGCCCTCTCCTCCATCTAGAGCCGGGAATGTCTTCGgctttttgtctgtctgccaCTTTAAATGACTCAGACTTTTATATGCTGTTCTCTGATGTAGGAAGTGAGCTCCAGCAGGTGGACGAGTGCTCGGATCATTCTCTATCCATGCTGCTGCGGTTACATGCAGACCACGTTAGCACATATGGAGCCCCGGCTGCTAATGCTCATATTAATGGCTACTGA